The Mercenaria mercenaria strain notata chromosome 10, MADL_Memer_1, whole genome shotgun sequence genome contains a region encoding:
- the LOC128546473 gene encoding uncharacterized protein LOC128546473, with product MNLQKLISTREGQRRVVQRKLDSITDDMSPLEFMSLIDYLTEKAEIIKRLNEKIKLRDTSRKHSQDFTNNSSVDNEENPALPRHAGSSTFFQHRLPKLTLPTFDGDLTTWQTFWDSFESSVHLNASLSDVQKFNYLKSLLQGTASRCIDGFPLTNTNYSKAVSLLRERFGKSQKIIYTYMQSLLELVKPDNSVVSLQCFYDKMETFIRGLESLGQSQESYGSLLVPIVLEKLPGEIKRNMAREYGSQSWNLQDLRLSLSKEISFLEAGETMEVSEAHNPTALFFAGTRPKPKQPSHRHRNDHYKKNDKKQSSLNPDAASFTVPATSDVVSQPDTATLHSTIDSRPDILLKTAVAQVCTSSVSIETNILFDEGAQRSFITEVLAEKLHLPQTGSEVVHLASFGDTSQRVRNMTKGTISLITDDKEKIDIEVLIVPKIAVPLRSVNQNISSLPYLRGLKLAHPVTNDKEFETSLLIGADSYWKIVQDRVFRGNGPTAVQSRIGYLLSGPLPVSTYKQLPVSVQGRPTHHMLNVLKSPTDPCDLERFWRLESLGISENEENKSTTTYQEDYLRDSISYSNGHYSAKLPWKDDHETLPTNYDITRKRTENVIKRLGQDPQILQKYGDIIKDQETRGFIEKVDETIVPQHQIHYIPHHGVKKDSVTTPIRIVYDCSCRQPSLNDCLKSTPLELNGITHNLMRFRLHKYAVSSDIEKAFLQIQLAEEDRDVTRFIWLSDPNDPDSFEDGNQTLAYFQDARVLLSSANFNLRSWNSNSQRLRNLAATNDVLDTDNITKILGMRWNAETDMLMFQTTHIPIRAITTKREILRQTSRLYDPLGLLSPVTVRAKIMLQHIWQEKFDWDTQLPADIQHRWENLVNDLNIISTTKYRRCYFEIPAADEKSQKGADTLPLTLHVFVDTSQSSYGAAAYLCKGQQSSLIMSKNRVAPLKKLTLPRLELMAATVGARLANHIQKILQHTDVYFWSDSQIVLYWLETAKPLPRFVQNRVNEVKELTKNSKWKYCPTNSNPADLLTRGITAKQYAENESWLTVDQRPFKLAYMEYE from the exons ATGAATCTTCAGAAACTAATTTCAACACGAGAAGGTCAGCGCAGAGTTGTACAGAGGAAATTAGACAGTATAACTGATGATATGTCGCCACTTGAATTTATGTCGCTGATAGACTATTTGACAGAGAAAGCTGAGATAATCAAACGACTGAATGAAAAGATA AAATTACGTGACACTTCTCGCAAGCATAGTCAAGACTTTACAAACAATAGTTCCGTGGATAATGAAGAAAACCCAGCGTTACCACGTCATGCAGGTTCGAGTACTTTTTTTCAACACAGGCTTCCGAAACTGACTTTACCTACCTTTGATGGAGATCTAACAACCTGGCAAACTTTCTGGGACTCTTTTGAGTCATCGGTTCATCTAAATGCTTCGTTATCGGACGTTCAGAAGTTCAACTATCTGAAATCTTTGCTTCAAGGTACAGCTTCACGGTGTATAGACGGATTTCCTTTGACGAATACTAACTATTCCAAGGCAGTGAGTCTACTCAGAGAGCGTTTCGGTAAGTCTCAGAAGATTATTTATACGTACATGCAGTCTTTGTTGGAACTTGTAAAACCTGACAACAGTGTGGTgagtttacaatgtttttatgataaaatggaaACTTTTATTAGAGGTTTGGAATCCCTCGGACAATCGCAAGAATCATACGGTAGTTTACTTGTACCAATAGTGTTGGAAAAATTACCTGGTGAGATCAAACGAAACATGGCACGTGAATATGGTAGTCAGAGTTGGAATTTACAAGACTTGAGATTATCTTTATCCAAAGAAATTTCTTTTCTGGAAGCAGGTGAAACAATGGAAGTGTCGGAAGCACACAACCCTACAGCGTTATTCTTTGCTGGAACCAGACCAAAGCCGAAACAACCCAGCCACAGGCATAGAAACGATCATtacaagaaaaatgacaaaaaa CAATCTTCATTAAATCCCGACGCTGCAAGTTTCACAGTACCAGCTACGTCCGACGTCGTATCCCAACCCGATACAGCAACTCTACACTCAACAATTGATTCCAGACCGGATATACTACTCAAGACAGCTGTTGCCCAGGTATGTACATCCAGTGTTtctatagagacaaacattcttttTGATGAGGGAGCTCAGCGTTCCTTTATTACTGAAGTGTTGGCAGAAAAGTTACATCTTCCCCAGACCGGAAGTGAGGTAGTACATTTAGCGTCTTTCGGTGATACCAGCCAGCGAGTTCGAAACATGACCAAGGGAACTATTTCTCTTATTACAGACGATAAAGAAAAAATAGACATAGAAGTGTTGATTGTTCCAAAAATAGCCGTTCCGTTACGCAGTGTGAATCAGAACATTTCATCTTTACCATATTTACGCGGTTTGAAACTTGCTCATCCGGTTACAAATGACAAAGAATTTGAGACATCGTTGCTGATTGGTGCAGATTCATACTGGAAAATTGTTCAAGATAGAGTGTTCCGAGGGAACGGTCCAACTGCGGTACAGTCAAGAATTGGATATCTTCTGTCAGGTCCGCTTCCAGTATCCACATACAAGCAACTTCCGGTTTCCGTACAAGGAAGACCCACGCATCACATGCTTAACGTTCTTAAGTCACCAACAGACCCCTGTGATCTTGAGAGATTTTGGAGGCTTGAGTCTCTAGGAATctcagaaaatgaagaaaataagtCTACAACTACTTATCAAGAGGATTACCTGCGGGATTCTATAAGCTATAGCAATGGACATTATTCAGCAAAACTACCTTGGAAGGATGATCATGAGACTTTACCCACAAATTATGACATAACGAGGAAACGTACTGAAAACGTCATCAAGCGTCTAGGTCAAGACCCACAAATCTTACAGAAATATGGAGACATTATCAAAGATCAGGAGACGAGAGGTTTTATTGAGAAGGTTGATGAAACTATCGTACCACAACACCAGATACACTACATCCCGCACCACGGAGTTAAGAAAGATTCTGTTACTACACCGATACGCATAGTATATGACTGTAGTTGTCGCCAGCCCAGTCTTAATGATTGTCTAAAATCGACCCCTCTTGAACTCAATGGCATTACCCACAACTTGATGCGTTTCCGGTTACACAAATACGCCGTATCTTCCGACATAGAAaaagcctttctccagatacaatTAGCAGAAGAAGACAGAGATGTCACGAGGTTTATATGGCTGAGCGATCCCAATGATCCCGACA GTTTTGAAGATGGGAACCAGACGCTTGCTTACTTCCAGGATGCGCGCGTTCTGCTGTCGTCTGCTAACTTCAATCTACGCTCATGGAATTCTAACAGCCAACGTCTACGAAACTTAGCCGCAACAAACGATGTTTTAGACACAGACAATATCACAAAGATACTTGGTATGCGATGGAATGCAGAAACAGATATGCTGATGTTTCAAACAACACATATACCAATCAGAGCCATTACAACAAAACGTGAAATTTTACGACAAACGTCAAGATTGTATGATCCGCTAGGTCTGCTTAGTCCGGTTACAGTACGTGCTAAAATTATGTTACAACACATTTGGCAAGAGAAATTCGACTGGGATACTCAGTTACCAGCTGACATACAACATAGAtgggaaaaccttgtgaatgACTTGAATATCATATCCACAACTAAATACAGACGATGTTACTTTGAAATCCCTGCCGCAGACGAAAAATCCCAGAAAGGAGCAGACACTTTACCCCTCACCCTACATGTTTTCGTAGACACAAGCCAGTCTTCATATGGTGCTGCAGCATACCTCTGCAAGGGACAACAATCATCACTTATCATGTCGAAGAATCGTGTAGCACCACTTAAGAAACTTACGTTACCACGACTAGAACTAATGGCAGCTACAGTTGGTGCTCGATTAGCGAATCACATACAGAAGATACTTCAGCACACAGATGTTTACTTCTGGTCAGATAGTCAAATCGTTTTATACTGGTTGGAAACAGCTAAACCCTTACCACGATTTGTCCAAAACAGAGTTAATGAAGTGAAAGAACTTACAAAGAACAGCAAATGGAAATACTGCCCCACCAACTCAAACCCCGCTGATCTACTTACGCGTGGAATTACAGCTAAGCAATATGCAGAGAACGAAAGTTGGCTGACCGTGGATCAACGACCCTTCAAATTGGCCTACATGGAGTACGAATGA
- the LOC128546474 gene encoding uncharacterized protein LOC128546474: MEPAFTSGIHQVIDINRFSTYQTLLRVTAYVMRFIHNCRHSSRRLEPLSYSELTHAERTWLLNCQTITYQEEIINMRSSKSRSELVKQLRLFIDNDGGVRCGGRIHNALLAESSKFPYLLPSKHPLTHLIVLDCHQRVLHAGVDSTITYIRQKFWIPAIRQCVKTIIRKCVTCRKVTGKSYASPDPPPLPRCRVEDTVPFTVTGVDFTGALYVRSKNETEEKAYICLFTCASTRAVHLEVVRDLSEESFLQAFRRFTSRKSLPHVMISDNASTFMAASNHIRRLFESRKVQDALTSQGTTWKFIPKRAPWFGGWWERLIGLTKTALKKTLGRSYVNSTCYRR, translated from the coding sequence ATGGAACCAGCGTTTACCTCCGGCATTCATCAAGTTATTGATATCAACAGATTCAGCACATACCAGACGCTATTACGTGTAACAGCATACGTCATGAGATTTATACATAACTGTAGACATTCTAGCAGACGACTTGAACCCTTGTCCTATAGTGAACTTACACACGCAGAGAGAACATGGCTTTTAAACTGTCAAACCATTACTTACCAGGAAGAAATCATCAACATGAGATCCAGTAAATCACGCTCAGAACTTGTCAAGCAACTAAGATTATTCATCGACAATGATGGTGGAGTCCGCTGTGGAGGTAGAATTCACAACGCGCTGCTGGCCGAGAGTTCGAAATTTCCTTACCTGTTACCATCAAAGCATCCCTTGACCCATTTGATTGTTCTTGATTGCCACCAGAGAGTGCTACATGCGGGCGTTGATTCTACTATCACTTACATTCGCCAGAAGTTCTGGATCCCAGCTATTCGTCAATGTGTAAAGACAATCATTCGAAAATGTGTCACGTGCAGAAAGGTAACTGGGAAGTCATATGCATCCCCTGATCCACCTCCCTTACCCAGATGTAGAGTAGAAGATACAGTACCGTTCACAGTAACAGGTGTCGACTTCACAGGCGCACTGTACGTCAGAAGTAAGAATGAAACTGAAgaaaaggcatatatatgtttatttacatgtgCATCCACACGAGCGGTTCACTTAGAAGTCGTCCGAGATTTGTCCGAAGAATCCTTTCTTCAAGCTTTTAGGAGATTCACCAGCCGGAAATCTCTACCACACGTCATGATCTCCGACAACGCTTCAACATTCATGGCTGCTTCTAACCATATAAGACGTCTGTTCGAGTCGCGGAAAGTACAAGACGCCCTTACCAGTCAAGGTACCACGTGGAAGTTCATACCCAAGCGCGCTCCATGGTTTGGCGGCTGGTGGGAGAGATTAATCGGGCTCACCAAGACAGCACTGAAGAAGACTCTTGGTCGTTCTTACGTTAATTCGACATGCTACAGACGGTAG